A genomic stretch from Rubripirellula reticaptiva includes:
- the queC gene encoding 7-cyano-7-deazaguanine synthase QueC: MNHPLPAVVLLSGGLDSATCLAIARDKGFTPHAISFRYGQRHDYELDRAVRLASNLQAASHRIVDIDLAQFGGSALTDAKIPVPKADSIAEMGSSIPVTYVPARNTVFLSLALAFAETIQSRDIFIGVNALDYSGYPDCRPEFIAAYETMANLATKASMENPRRLTIHTPLIDLTKGQIIQTGVALGVDYANTLSCYDPGSGGSPCGHCDACLLRAKGFAENGMTDPAT; the protein is encoded by the coding sequence ATGAACCACCCCCTTCCCGCCGTCGTCCTGCTTTCGGGCGGCCTGGACAGCGCCACCTGCCTCGCGATCGCACGCGACAAGGGATTCACGCCCCACGCGATCAGCTTTCGATATGGCCAACGACATGATTACGAACTCGATCGCGCGGTTCGTTTAGCCAGCAACCTACAAGCCGCCTCGCACCGGATCGTCGATATCGACCTCGCCCAGTTCGGCGGATCGGCGCTGACCGACGCCAAAATTCCGGTCCCCAAAGCAGACTCGATCGCAGAAATGGGCAGCAGCATTCCGGTCACTTATGTGCCGGCGCGGAACACGGTCTTCTTGTCGCTGGCGCTGGCGTTTGCCGAAACAATCCAGTCACGTGACATCTTCATCGGCGTCAACGCACTCGACTACAGCGGCTATCCTGACTGCCGTCCCGAATTCATCGCCGCCTACGAGACGATGGCCAACTTGGCAACCAAAGCGTCGATGGAAAACCCTCGCCGCTTGACCATTCACACACCGCTGATCGATTTAACGAAAGGCCAAATCATTCAAACGGGCGTCGCACTGGGCGTCGATTACGCAAACACGCTTTCGTGTTATGACCCGGGCAGCGGAGGCAGCCCATGCGGTCACTGCGACGCTTGCCTGCTACGTGCGAAAGGGTTCGCCGAAAACGGCATGACGGATCCAGCAACCTAG
- a CDS encoding YraN family protein produces MHWLVKRVRDRYVEIRFGAIDQTASVGKRGEQAAARLLRQKGLVVVAESESDRGGEIDLIAIDRKKKTIVFVEVKTHSTTKPGHPAERVDAEKQGRVSRAALRYLKRKKLLGVTARFDVIAVWWHGDGQSPNKIEHYESAFEVAGEFQMF; encoded by the coding sequence ATGCACTGGCTTGTCAAGCGAGTTCGTGATCGGTACGTCGAAATCCGTTTCGGTGCGATCGACCAGACCGCTTCGGTAGGCAAACGCGGCGAGCAGGCGGCCGCCCGGCTACTGCGTCAGAAGGGGTTGGTCGTGGTGGCCGAAAGTGAATCGGACAGGGGTGGCGAGATCGACTTGATCGCGATTGACCGCAAGAAGAAAACGATCGTCTTTGTCGAAGTTAAAACGCATTCAACGACCAAACCTGGGCATCCTGCCGAGCGTGTCGACGCAGAAAAGCAGGGCAGGGTATCGCGAGCGGCGCTGCGGTATCTGAAACGCAAGAAACTGCTAGGCGTCACCGCTCGATTCGATGTCATCGCGGTTTGGTGGCATGGTGATGGGCAGTCGCCCAATAAGATCGAGCACTACGAATCTGCGTTCGAAGTCGCCGGTGAATTCCAAATGTTCTAG
- the rplS gene encoding 50S ribosomal protein L19, which translates to MSKAIMDLVEKTSLKEDAPQFEIGDTVDVHLKILEGNKERIQVFTGVVIGRSGTGSREMFAVRRIVAGEGVERKFPVHSPRIDKIEVKRSGVVRRAKLYFLRGRVGKAVRLKERRRS; encoded by the coding sequence ATGTCCAAAGCCATTATGGACCTGGTCGAAAAGACCTCGTTGAAAGAAGACGCGCCTCAGTTTGAAATCGGTGACACGGTCGACGTGCACTTGAAGATTCTTGAAGGCAACAAAGAGCGAATCCAAGTTTTCACCGGTGTTGTCATCGGACGCAGCGGAACTGGTTCGCGAGAAATGTTTGCGGTTCGCCGCATCGTTGCCGGTGAAGGTGTGGAACGTAAATTCCCCGTTCACAGCCCGCGAATCGACAAGATCGAAGTCAAGCGAAGCGGCGTTGTCCGACGTGCGAAGCTGTACTTCTTGCGTGGCCGGGTTGGTAAGGCCGTTCGTCTGAAAGAACGTCGCCGCAGCTAA
- the trmD gene encoding tRNA (guanosine(37)-N1)-methyltransferase TrmD: protein MRFDIVTLFPALFEGYLGEGLLNKAIKNELVDIHRHDLRDFAPDSVHRPVDDKPFGGGPGMLIQVEPTVKCVEAVQAMSPMPARKILLTPGGKRFDQRMAEEFATDQRLILLCGRYEGFDQRVTDIWQPEEISIGDFVLNGGEVAAMVIIEAVIRLIPGVLGDQQSNIDDSFSQGNRLLEFPQYTRPREFRGHTVPDVLTGGDHGAIAKWRAEQSRLRTQARRSDLLVESENDIKNPNA from the coding sequence ATGCGATTCGATATCGTCACGCTCTTTCCGGCGTTGTTCGAGGGCTACCTCGGCGAAGGGCTTCTTAACAAAGCGATTAAGAACGAGCTCGTCGATATCCATCGGCACGACCTGCGAGATTTTGCACCCGATTCTGTTCACCGGCCGGTTGATGACAAACCGTTCGGTGGCGGCCCTGGGATGTTGATCCAAGTCGAGCCGACGGTGAAGTGTGTCGAAGCGGTCCAAGCGATGTCACCGATGCCAGCAAGGAAAATCTTGCTGACGCCTGGCGGCAAGCGGTTTGACCAACGAATGGCCGAAGAATTTGCGACTGACCAGCGGTTGATCCTGCTGTGTGGCCGCTACGAAGGATTCGACCAACGCGTGACAGACATTTGGCAGCCTGAGGAGATCAGCATCGGCGACTTTGTCCTTAACGGCGGCGAAGTAGCGGCGATGGTGATCATCGAAGCGGTGATTCGGTTGATACCCGGCGTGCTGGGCGACCAACAAAGTAACATTGACGACTCTTTCAGCCAGGGAAACCGGTTGCTTGAGTTTCCACAATACACGCGACCGAGAGAGTTTCGGGGCCATACCGTGCCCGACGTCCTGACGGGCGGCGACCACGGAGCCATCGCCAAGTGGCGAGCGGAACAAAGCCGGTTGCGAACCCAAGCTCGACGCAGCGACTTGCTGGTCGAGAGCGAAAACGACATTAAAAACCCTAACGCGTGA
- the rpsP gene encoding 30S ribosomal protein S16 → MDQRSPRDGRVIEELGTYDPMCPETDARVNLKGERVDYWLSVGAQPTDKVGVLIKKYGTEGTHLEAQKAAMERLGKRKQYTPAPPEPAKPKKEEPKAEAAPEAPAEEAAAAEAAPAEETASE, encoded by the coding sequence ATGGATCAACGTAGCCCTCGTGACGGTCGCGTCATTGAAGAGCTGGGAACCTATGACCCGATGTGTCCTGAAACGGATGCTCGCGTCAACCTAAAAGGCGAACGAGTCGATTACTGGTTAAGCGTCGGTGCCCAACCGACCGACAAGGTCGGCGTGCTGATCAAGAAGTACGGCACCGAAGGCACTCACTTGGAAGCTCAAAAGGCTGCCATGGAACGCCTCGGCAAACGCAAGCAATACACTCCGGCACCGCCCGAACCGGCCAAGCCGAAGAAAGAAGAGCCCAAAGCTGAAGCTGCACCTGAAGCACCAGCCGAAGAAGCCGCTGCTGCTGAAGCTGCACCTGCGGAAGAAACAGCGTCCGAATAG
- the ffh gene encoding signal recognition particle protein translates to MFESLSDGLQSAFKSLSGKGKLTEGNMRDGLEIVKRSMLEADVSYSVVEDFMAQVSERALGKRVLLSLRPHEELVNIVHSELISILGPVDPSLHLKKDGPTIIMLCGLQGSGKTTTCGKLSQLLKEEDIKPLLVAADLQRPAAIDQLHVIGDQLGVPVFSDKGNQDPVAVCKAGVAKAIKDGNRVVILDTAGRLAIDETLMAELKRIDKKVSPDQVYLVVDGMTGQDAVNSAGAFNEALELDGVIMTKLDGDARGGALLSVKQVTGVPIKFIGTGEHFDALEPFRPEGMAGRILQMGDMVAAAREAHRIVDEKEREELEAKMASGDFTLDDFKNMMQKVAKPGIMGRMMGLMPGMGQFKDVLESEEASKGINQTIGAINAMTMEERRNPKLIDTHRRNRIAKGAGVQTTVISQLIKQFDVMKPMMQGMAGGGMGDRMKMMQQLQAGGMGDPSMGGMKLKKSTGKRLSANDRAQQKKERDKLKRRMKRKK, encoded by the coding sequence GTGTTTGAATCCCTATCCGACGGTCTGCAATCCGCCTTCAAGAGCTTGTCCGGCAAGGGCAAGTTGACCGAAGGCAATATGCGCGACGGGCTGGAGATCGTGAAACGGTCGATGTTGGAAGCTGACGTCAGCTACAGCGTCGTCGAGGATTTTATGGCTCAGGTGTCCGAACGGGCGCTGGGCAAACGAGTGCTTCTGAGTCTTCGGCCGCACGAAGAGCTGGTCAATATCGTTCACAGCGAGTTGATCTCGATCCTGGGGCCAGTTGACCCGTCGCTGCACCTGAAAAAAGACGGCCCGACGATCATTATGCTTTGCGGCCTTCAAGGTAGCGGCAAAACGACGACCTGTGGCAAGCTATCGCAGTTGCTCAAAGAAGAAGACATCAAGCCGTTGTTGGTCGCGGCTGACCTGCAGCGTCCGGCCGCGATCGATCAACTGCACGTGATCGGCGATCAGTTGGGCGTGCCGGTTTTCAGCGATAAGGGCAACCAAGATCCTGTCGCGGTCTGCAAAGCAGGCGTCGCCAAGGCGATCAAAGACGGCAATCGAGTCGTGATCTTGGATACCGCCGGTCGGTTGGCGATCGACGAAACGTTGATGGCCGAACTCAAACGCATCGACAAAAAGGTCTCGCCCGACCAGGTCTACTTGGTCGTTGACGGCATGACCGGCCAAGACGCAGTCAACAGTGCGGGGGCTTTTAACGAGGCGCTCGAACTCGACGGCGTCATCATGACCAAGCTGGACGGTGACGCTCGTGGCGGCGCGTTGTTGTCGGTCAAGCAAGTCACCGGTGTGCCGATCAAGTTCATTGGAACGGGCGAGCACTTTGATGCTCTCGAGCCATTCCGTCCCGAAGGTATGGCGGGCCGAATTCTGCAGATGGGCGACATGGTCGCTGCTGCTCGTGAAGCTCACCGAATCGTCGATGAAAAAGAACGCGAAGAGTTGGAAGCCAAAATGGCGTCCGGCGACTTCACGCTTGACGATTTCAAAAACATGATGCAAAAGGTCGCCAAGCCAGGCATCATGGGACGGATGATGGGCTTGATGCCCGGCATGGGACAATTTAAAGATGTCCTGGAAAGCGAAGAAGCGTCCAAGGGCATTAACCAAACCATCGGCGCGATCAACGCTATGACGATGGAAGAGCGTCGTAATCCCAAGCTGATCGACACTCACCGTCGCAACCGGATCGCTAAGGGTGCCGGTGTGCAGACGACCGTCATATCGCAATTGATCAAACAGTTCGATGTCATGAAGCCGATGATGCAGGGCATGGCCGGCGGAGGCATGGGCGATCGGATGAAGATGATGCAGCAATTGCAGGCCGGTGGAATGGGTGACCCGTCCATGGGCGGCATGAAGTTGAAAAAGAGTACCGGCAAGAGGCTCAGTGCGAACGATCGTGCTCAGCAAAAGAAGGAACGTGACAAGTTGAAACGCCGGATGAAACGCAAAAAATAG